The proteins below come from a single Alnus glutinosa chromosome 9, dhAlnGlut1.1, whole genome shotgun sequence genomic window:
- the LOC133878701 gene encoding receptor-like protein 40, translating to MRLAVFSWLFLIPIYSPFLISICVFGVSGQCFGNQQSLLLQLKNNLTFDPAMSNKLVKWNQSADCCSWEGVTCHEGRVIGLDLTSESISGGLDDSSSLFSLQYLQSLDLAYNDFNSSQIPSKFDKLTNLSDLNLANAGFAGQITSTQWEELLNLETLDLSYNSLNGDIPVSLFHLPSLQVFQLSNNQFSGQLKEFSNISSYKLLQLDLSNNELEGPIPISIFGLRGLATLILSSNNFDGSNLLDEYSGFNLSSSHCPPWLGLASCKLKKIPDFCRNQSKLYILDLSRNQIYGEMPNWIWKLPHLRFLNLSYNNLVTLKGPISNISTIFKTRSLDFRSNQFQGQLPVLPPVSYLDFSMNNFHSILLASIGQSLEFTQFFSISSNKLYGSIPGSICNATNLRFLDLSDNYFSGTILQCLTEMSGALLQVLSLRRNNLNGSIPDTFSESCNLQTLAINKNHLEGKLPKSLKNCHSLEVLDIGNNHIEDTFPFYLNGLAALKVLILRSNKFYGPIGHPELAPCPKLQIIDVASNNFTGHLPIVLLSTWMALTDRAHEANSKLNHIQIGIGSFYYQDTVTVTSKGLEVELVKILTIFTTIDFSCNNFDGPIPKEIGEFTLLYILNLSHNAFTG from the coding sequence ATGAGACTTGCGGTCTTTTCGTGGCTTTTCTTGATCCCCATTTACTCACCTTTCCTAATTAGCATTTGTGTCTTTGGCGTGTCTGGGCAATGTTTCGGCAATCAGCAGTCCTTGTTACTGCAATTGAAGAACAACCTTACATTCGATCCTGCTATGTCCAACAAACTTGTTAAGTGGAATCAAAGTGCTGATTGTTGTTCTTGGGAAGGCGTCACCTGTCATGAGGGACGTGTTATTGGTCTCGACCTGACCAGTGAATCCATTTCGGGTGGACTTGACGATTCAAGCAGTCTCTTTAGTCTTCAGTATCTCCAGAGCCTGGATTTGGCTTACAATGACTTCAACTCTTCTCAAATTCCATCAAAGTTTGACAAGTTGACGAATTTGAGTGATTTGAATCTAGCAAATGCTGGCTTTGCAGGGCAGATTACTTCCACTCAGTGGGAAGAACTTCTGAATCTAGAGACTCTTGATTTAAGTTACAATTCATTGAACGGGGATATTCCAGTTTCATTGTTTCACCTCCCATCATTGCAGGTATTTCAACTTTCCAATAACCAATTTTCTGGGCAACTCAAGGAATTTTCCAACATTTCTTCTTACAAACTACTACAGCTTGATTTGAGCAATAACGAGTTGGAAGGGCCAATACCCATATCTATCTTTGGACTTCGAGGTCTTGCAACCCTCATTCTTTCTTCGAACAACTTTGATGGCTCCAATTTGTTGGATGAATATAGTGGTTTTAACCTTTCGTCTTCCCACTGTCCCCCTTGGTTAGGCTTGGCTTCTtgcaagttgaaaaaaattcctGATTTCTGTAGAAACCAATCCAAATTATACATTTTAGACCTTTCAAGGAACCAGATATATGGAGAGATGCCTAATTGGATCTGGAAACTTCCCCATCTTAGATTTCTAAATCTCTCCTATAACAACTTGGTCACTCTCAAAGGACCTATCTCCAATATCTCTACTATTTTTAAGACAAGATCTCTAGACTTTCGCTCCAACCAGTTCCAAGGCCAACTCCCAGTTCTCCCACCTGTCAGCTACTTGGATTTCTCCATGAATAATTTTCATTCTATCTTACTAGCTAGCATCGGCCAGTCCCTTGAATTCACacaattcttttctatttcaagTAATAAATTATATGGGAGTATCCCTGGATCCATATGTAATGCTACAAATCTTCGATTTTTGGATCTGTCTGATAATTACTTCAGTGGCACAATTCTCCAATGCTTGACTGAGATGAGTGGGGCTCTTCTTCAGGTGTTGAGTCTAAGGAGAAACAATCTCAATGGCTCAATTCCTGATACATTTTCAGAGTCTTGTAATTTACAAACTTTAGCTATCAATAAAAACCATCTAGAGGGAAAGTTACCGAAATCTCTGAAGAATTGCCATTCATTGGAGGTCTTGGACATTGGGAATAACCACATCGAAGACACCTTCCCATTTTACTTGAATGGATTAGCCGCATTGAAGGTTCTTATTTTGCGATCTAACAAATTTTATGGGCCCATTGGTCATCCAGAGCTTGCCCCTTGCCCGAAGCTTCAAATCATAGATGTGGCTTCAAACAATTTTACTGGTCACCTTCCAATAGTACTCCTTTCTACTTGGATGGCGTTGACTGATCGTGCACATGAGGccaactcaaaactcaatcacATCCAAATTGGTATTGGTAGTTTTTATTATCAAGATACCGTAACAGTTACTAGCAAGGGTTTAGAGGTGGAGCTAGTGAAGATCCTAACTATCTTCACCACCATTGATTTTTCTTGCAACAACTTTGATGGTCCTATAcctaaagaaattggagaaTTCACATTGTTATATATTCTCAACTTGTCACATAATGCTTTCACAGGCTAA